TTTCCCTGCGGCTCCCCTATACGGTTAACCTTGCTACAGAATATAAGTCGCTGACCCATTATACAAAAGGTACGCAGTCACCCCATAAATGAGGCTCCCACTGCTTGTACGTACACGGTTTCAGGTTCTGTTTCACTCCCCTCGCCGGGGTTCTTTTCGCCTTTCCCTCACGGTACTGGTTCACTATCGGTCAGTCAGGAGTATTTAGCCTTGGAGGATGGTCCCCCCATATTCAGACAGGATACCACGTGTCCCGCCCTACTCTTCGAACTCACAATCTGTGCACTTTCGTGTACGGGACTATCACCCGGTATCGTGCGACTTTCCAGACGCTTCCACTAACGCACAAACTGATTCAGGTTCTGGGCTGTTCCCCGTTCGCTCGCCGCTACTGGGGGAATCTCGGTTGATTTCTTTTCCTCTGGGTACTTAGATGTTTCAGTTCCCCAGGTTCGCCTCGCAACACTATGTATTCATGTTGCGATGATGCACTGAGTGCACCGGGTTTCCCCATTCGGACATCGTCGGCTGTAGCGGTTCATATCACCTTACCGACGCTTTACGCAGATTAGCACGTCCTTCATCGCCTCTGACTGCCAGGGCATCCACCGTGTACGCTTAGTCGCTTAACCTCACAACCCACAGGCGTTTTGCAACGCTCGGGACTGTAAGCATTTGAGAGACTCGAACGCATCGTGATTTCATTCCTATTACGGAGAATGAAAACGACGCGTCGTTTCAATTTTCAGCTTGTTCCGGATTGTTAAAGAGCAGTATCTCAAACATGACGGTTACGTCAGTTTTGAGATACGTCGTGGAGACACCTTTCACCTGTCACCAAGCAAGTGGCGTCCCCTAGGGGATTCGAACCCCTGTTGCCGCCGTGAAAGGGCGGAGTCCTAACCGCTAGACGAAGGGGACACGATAGTGTCACGACTTCGCAGCCGTCTTGCTCATTACTTTCTATCAGACAATCTGTGTGAGCACTTCGCGGGAAGGTATCTTCAGGTAAGGAGGTGATCCAACCGCAGGTTCCCCTACGGTTACCTTGTTACGACTTCACCCCAGTCATGAATCACAAAGTGGTAAGCGCCCTCCCGAAGGTTAAGCTACCTACTTCTTTTGCAACCCACTCCCATGGTGTGACGGGCGGTGTGTACAAGGCCCGGGAACGTATTCACCGTAGCATTCTGATCTACGATTACTAGCGATTCCGACTTCACGGAGTCGAGTTGCAGACTCCGATCCGGACTACGACGCACTTTATGAGGTCCGCTTGCTCTCGCGAGGTCGCTTCTCTTTGTATGCGCCATTGTAGCACGTGTGTAGCCCTACTCGTAAGGGTCATGATGACTTGACGGCATCCCAACCTTCCTCCAGTTTATCGCTGGCAGTCTCCTTTGAGTTCCAGGCCGGACCGCTGGCAACAAAGGATAAGGGTTGCGCTCGTTGCGGGACTTAACCCAACATTTCACAACACGAGCTGACGACAGCCATGCAGCACCTGTCTCAGCGTTCCCGAAGGCACCAAAGCATCTCTGCTAAGTTCGCTGGATGTCAAGAGTAGGTAAGGTTCTTCGCGTTGCATCGAATTAAACCACATGCTCCACCGCTTGTGCGGGCCCCCGTCAATTCATTTGAGTTTTAACCTTGCGGCCGTACTCCCCAGGCGGTCGACTTAACGCGTTAGCTCCGGAAGCCACTCCTCAAGGGAACAACCTCCAAGTCGACATCGTTTACGGCGTGGACTACCAGGGTATCTAATCCTGTTTGCTCCCCACGCTTTCGCACCTGAGCGTCAGTCTTCGTCCAGGGGGCCGCCTTCGCCACCGGTATTCCTCCAGATCTCTACGCATTTCACCGCTACACCTGGAATTCTACCCCCCTCTACGAGACTCTAGCCTGCCAGTTTCGAATGCAGTTCCCAGGTTAAGCCCGGGGATTTCACATCCGACTTGACAGACCGCCTGCGTGCGCTTTACGCCCAGTAATTCCGATTAACGCTTGCACCCTCCGTATTACCGCGGCTGCTGGCACGGAGTTAGCCGGTGCTTCTTCTGCGGGTAACGTCAATCGGTGAGGTTATTAACCTCACCGCCTTCCTCCCCGCTGAAAGTACCTTACAACCCGAAGGCCTTCGTCATACACGCGGCATGGCTGATACAGGCTTGCGCCCATTGTCCAATATTCGCCACTGCTGCCTCCCGTAGGAGTCTGGACCGTGTCTCAGTTCCAGTGTGGCTGGTCATCCTCTCAGACCAGCTAGGGATCGTCGCCTAGGTGAGCCATTACCCCACCTACTAGCTAATCCCATCTGGGCACATCCGATGGTGTGAGGCCCGAAGGTCCCCCACTTTGGTCTTGCGACGTTATGCGGTATTAGCTACCGTTTCCAGTAGTTATCCCCCTCCATCGGGCAGTTTCCCAGACATTACTCACCCGTCCGCCACTCGTCACCCAAGGAGCAAGCTCCTCTGTGCTACCGTCCGACTTGCATGTGTTAGGCCTGCCGCCAGCGTTCAATCTGAGCCATGATCAAACTCTTCAATTTAAGTTTGATTTGCTTAAACAAGTTAAGCGGTGCTCATCTGTAAAACGTCATAATGAATTTCATTATGTGTTCACTCGTGAGACTTGATATTTTTTTGCGTCCGGAGACGCTGATATCAATCCTGCGAGTGCCCACACAGATTGTCTGATAAATTGTTAAAGAGCGTTGCGAACAGCGGGTTAACCGCCTGTCGCGAGGTGGCGTATATTACGCTTTCCTCCTTCAGAGTCAAACACTTTTTTCAGCGCTTTCATCCGGCGGGATGAATTTCTTCATTCCCTGCTGAGCCGCCTGCGTTGCCGCTTTGCCGTCTCAGTGGTGGCGCATTATAGGGAGTTATTCGGAGGTGACAAGGGTTTATTGCAAAAAAATGACTGAGCGCCTCTTTTTTAAACGAACGCGTTAAAAACAGACATATCTCGCCGAATTAACAGTCAAAATCGCCGCTTCATCGACACAAATCAGCGCCATCACCTCAAACACCAATGCTATTCTGTTAAACCAAACGCAATTTACTTTGTTGCAGGCTGACAATTATTCGAGAAGGACTTTCAATGATTCGCTCCGCGCGCAGTATGGCCGGCTTGCCCTGGATCGCCGCCATGGCGTTTTTCATGCAAGCACTCGATGCCACCATCCTTAATACCGCGCTTCCCGCTATTGCCGTCAGTCTCGAACGATCTCCTCTTGCCATGCAATCGACTGTCATCAGTTACACGCTTACGGTAGCGATGCTGATCCCGGTAAGTGGCTGGCTGGCCGATCGCTACGGCACTCGCAAAGTTTTTATCATTGCCGTTTCTCTGTTTACGCTGGGTTCACTGGCTTGTGCCTTATCCGGCTCGTTGAGCATGTTGGTGATATCTCGCGTGGTACAGGGGATTGGCGGAGCGATGATGATGCCCGTCGCGCGTTTAGCACTTCTGCGCGCATATCCCCGCAGTGAACTGCTGCCCGTTTTAAACTTCGTCACCATGCCAGGTTTAGTGGGACCGATTCTTGGCCCGATGCTTGGCGGCTTGCTGGTAACTTACGCCAGCTGGCACTGGATATTCCTGATCAACATTCCCATCGGTATCGCGGGCATCTTTTATGCGCGCAAATATATGCCGGACTTTACGACGCCGAAACGCCGCTTTGATTTTTTAGGTTTCCTGCTGTTTGGCTTAGGCCTGGTGCTGATTTCTGTCGGCATTGAACTGTTTGGCGAGCGTGTTGTGCTGCCGTGGCAAGCGTTATTGGTGCTGTTTAGCGGCGTCGCGTTACTTCTTCTTTATATAGTGCATGCACGTCGCCATCCGGCACCGCTGATCAATTTACCGATGTTTAAAACCCGTACCTTTTCGGTCGGCATCATTGGCAACATTGCCTCGCGTCTGGGAACCGGCTGTATTCCGTTCCTGATGCCGCTGATGTTACAGGTAGGCTTTGGTTATCCCGCACTGATTGCCGGTTGTATGATGGGACCGACGGCGATTGGCGCGCTGCTGGCGAAATCGACGGTGACGCAAGTGCTACGCCGCTTCGGCTATCGTCATACGCTGGTTGGTATCACCATTATTATCGGCATGCTGATTGCCACCTTCTCACTGCAATCGCCGGGCGGCAGCGTAGTCATGTTGCTGGCGGCACTGTTGATTCTGGGGATGGCGATGTCGACGCAGTTCACCGCGATGAATACCATCACGTTAGCGGATTTAAATGATGAGAACGCCAGCGGCGGGAACAGTGTGCTGGCGGTAACGCAGCAGCTGTCGATCAGCTTTGGTGTGGCGGTGAGCGCCGCGGTACTGCGTTTCTATCAGGATGTCGAGGCGACAACCGTCGCGCAATTCCACGCCACCTTCCTAACAATGGGCGTCGTCACCGTGTTGTCAGCTTTCACCTTCATGATGTTACGTCCGGGCGATGGCCGAAATCTCATCGCCAACCGCGAGAAAAAGAAGAAAGCCGCTTAAACCGAACCGCGCTCCACCAGCTCCGGCGTCAGCACCAGCGTTTGCTGACTGGCGTCGGGATCGCTCATACGATGAATCAAGGTATCAATCGCCAGTTCGCCGAGCTCATCTTTCGGTTGATGGATGGTGCTAAGCGGCGGCGTCAGGTAACGCGCCAGCTCGATGTTGTCATAGCCCATCACCGCAATATCCTGCGGCACACGCAAGCCGGCCTGGAACAAAGCGTGATAGACGCCAACCGCCATAGCATCGTTACTGGTAAACACCGCTTCAGGTAACGCATCTAACGCCAGCAGCTGGTTCATCGCATTGAAACCGCCCTGAAACTCGAAATCGCCATCGACGACGTAGCCCGGCGGCACCGACAATCCGCGGTTGGCCATCGCTTTATGGAAACCTTCCAGACGCAAACGCGCCGGGGTTTTATCCTGCGGTCCCGCAATACAGGCAATACGCGTGTAGCCGCGATCGATCAGATGCTGAGTGGCCAGCTCGCCGCCCAGCAGCGCGTTATCCTGAATAATGTCACCGCGCCCTTCAAATGGCGCCCAGTCCATCATCACCATTGGCACCGACGGATAACGATTGAGGATCTCCGCCGACGGCAGATGGGTTTCGGTACACATCATCAGCAAACCATCGACACGCTTTTGCATCAACGTTTCGAGGCTGCGATTCATGCGTTCTTCATCGCCTTCGGTATTGCACAGAATCAGGCTATAGCCGCGTTCGTAGCAGCTATTCTCCACGCCACGCACCACTTCAGAATAGAACGGGTTACTGCTGGCGGTCAGCAGCATGCCAATGGTGCGCGTTTGCTTGAGCTTCAGGCTGCGCGCCAGCGCGGACGGCGCATAGTTGAGTTCGCGAATCGCCTGATCCACCTTTTCCCGCACCTGCTCGCTGACAAAGCGATTGTTATTGATGACGTGAGAAACGGTGGAGGTAGAGACGCCCGCCAGGCGAGCGACATCTTTCATGGTAGCCAAGCGCTTAGCCCTGTTGTTGCAGGAAGGCGTCGATCTCAGTGCGCCACGGCACTGAGGGTTGAGCGCCCGGACGCGTCACCGCAATCGCGGCGGCGGCATGGGCGAAACGCACGGCATCATGCATCGCTACGCCTTCCAGACGCGCGGTGATAAACGCACCGTTAAAGGTATCGCCCGCAGCGATGGTATCGATGGCCTGCACGCTGAAGCCCGGAATACGCACGCCGTTTCCTTGTTCACTCAGCCACACGCCGCGACGGCCCAACGTGATTAACACGGTAGCAATACCTTTGGCATGCAATGCCTGCGCGGCACGCGCTGCGTCTTCATCGCTCTTTACCGCGATACCGGTGAGAATTTCTGCCTCAGTTTCATTTGGCGTGATGATGTCAATCAATCCGAGCAGCTCATCAGAGAGTTGTGTGGCTGGCGCGGGATTGAGAATCACCTGGGTATGCTGCTCACGGGCAATTTTCGCCGCTGCCAGTACGCTTTCCAGTGGCGATTCCAGCTGCATCAGCAACGCATCTGCATCGGCAATGACCTGCTGATGATGCGCAACGCGGGCAGGGGTTAGGGCCGCATTGGCGCCGGAATAAATACCGATATTATTTTCGCCTTCGCCATTGACGAAGATCATCGCCACCCCGGTGGCTTCATCCGCGACGATTTCGACCGGCGCAGTATCAATGCGGTCTTGCTGCAGCTGCTGACGAATGCGTGCACCAATATCATCGGCACCGACACACGCAATAAATGCAATATCAGCCCCTGCACGGCCAGCGGCTACTGCCTGATTGGCCCCTTTGCCGCCAAAGGCAATTTGATACTGTTTGCCGATCACCGTTTCGCCCGGACGCGGAAAGTGGGCGAGGTTAAGGATGTGATCGGCATTGATGCTGCCGAGAACGGCCAGTTTTGCGCTTGTGGTCATTGGGATTCATCCAGAAAGATGCGCCACCAGGACGGTGGCGCGTTGCCCTGCTTTTCTTTACTTATTATTTGGTCACCAGCTTCAGGTCAACCGGGTTCACCGACTGCACCTTCTCACCTTTCAATACTTTATCGGCAGTCTGCACGCCAATCACGCCAATCTTATCTGGCATCTGTGCCACAGTAGCGGTCAGTTTACCCGATTCTACCGCCTTCACACCGTCAGCGGTGCCATCGAAGCCCACCACCAGCACGTCAGTTTTCCCGGCAGTTTGCAGCGCACGCAGCGCGCCCAACGCCATTTCGTCGTTCTGAGCAAAAACAGCCTGTACATCCGGATGTCCCTGCAGCAGGTTCTGCATCACGTTCAAACCTTTGGTACGGTCAAAGTCAGCAGGCTGGCTCGCCAGAATATTGAATTTGTGCGCATCAGCCGCCTGTTTGAAGCCTTCGCCACGCTCGCGCGCTGCAGAAGTACCGGCAATACCCTGCAGTTCAATGATTTTCGCGCCTTCGCCCAGCTTTTTGGCGATGAAGTCACCGGCCATTTTGCCGCCGAAGCGGTTGTCAGAAGCAACGTGACTCACCACGGTACCTTGTGCAGCAACACGGTCCAGGGTGATCACCGGAATGTTCGCCTGGTTCGCCATCTTAACGGCGTTGCCCACTGCATCAGAATCGGTTGGGTTGATCAGCAGCAGCTTGGTGCCGCGCACCGTCAGATCCTGCACGTTCGCCAGCTCTTTCGCCGGGTTGTTCTGCGAATCCAGCACTACAAGGTTATAACCCAGTTGATCAGCTTCTTTCTGTGCGCCATCTTTCAGTGACACAAAGAACGGATTATTCAGGGTTGAAACCACCAGAGCAATGGTGTCCTTAGCCATCGCGCCAGCACTGAGGGTAGCGCCAAGAATGACGGCCAATGCAGTTAACTTTTTCATTTTTAAATCCTGTGTGAAGGTCAGAGTTATTTACTGCTTTTGTTATCCACCAGCACCGCTAGCAGAATGACGACGGCTTTAACAATCATTTGGTAGTAAGACGATACGCCCATCAGATTCAGGCCGTTATTCAGGAAACCGAGGATTAACGCACCAATCAGCGTGCCCATAATGCGACCTTTACCGCCCGCCAGGCTGGTACCGCCCAGCACCACCGCAGCAATGGCATCCAGTTCATAACCGGTACCTGCCGTGGGTTGTGCAGAAGAAAGGCGAGCCACTTCGATGGTGCCCGCCAATGCCGCCAGCAGACCGCACAGCGAATAGACGATGATTTTGACGCGGTTAACGCTGATACCGGATAAACGCGTAGCCGCTTCGTTACCGCCCAGCGCATAGATGTAACGTCCGAGGCGCGTGTGATGCAGCATGTACCACGCCAGTGCGAACACCACCGCCATCAGCCATACCGGTGTAGGAATGCCCAATGGACGGCCGATGCCGAACCAGCCGAACAGATCGGCGTTATCGTTAAAACCGGTGTTAATTGGACTACCGTTGGTATAAACCATGGTGACACCGCGCAGCAGCAGCATCATTACCAGCGTAGCGATAAAAGCCTGCACCTTGCCGCGTGCGACAATCACGCCGGTAATAGCACCAATTGCCGCGCCCAGCGCCAGCGAAGCCGCAACGGCTACCAGCGCATTCACTTCTAATCCGACGATTGACGCCGCGACGGCACCCGTCAGCGCCAGTAGCGATCCCACCGACAAATCAATGCCCGAGGTCAGAATCACCAGCGTCATCCCCACCGCCATAATGGCGTTGACCGATGTCTGCTGCAGGATATTGAACATGTTTGGCAGCGTGAAGAAATTCGGGCTCTGGCTGGCGACCACGGCGATCAGCACAATCAGCGCAATCAGGGATTTCTGCTCTAGCAGCCAGGCTTTGCTGAACCAACGACGGCTGGCGGGTAAGGTTTGGGTGCTCATACTACTAACTCCTCGCTGTGTTGCTTACCGACTGCCGCCGCCATCAGGGATTCCTGGGTAGCCTGCTCACGGGAAAATTCGCCACTCAGATGGCCTTCATGCATCACCACGATGCGATCGCTCATGCCCAGCACTTCCGGCATTTCTGACGACACCAAAATGATGCTCAGCCCTTCGGCTTTAAACTGGTTAATTAACTGATAGATCTCTTTTTTCGCCCCGACATCGACGCCGCGTGTCGGCTCATCAAGAATCAGCACATCGGGGCGCGTCATCAGACCGCGCGCAATCGCTACTTTTTGCTGATTACCACCGGACAGCAGGCCAATCGGCTGCTCCATTGAGGGGGTTTTGACGTTGAACAGGCGGATAAAATCGCCCACCGCCAGCTGCTCGTCACTGTGTCGGAGATTGCCCGCGCCGGTACTGAAATAGCGCAGCGCGGTCAGCGACATGTTCTCTTTCACCGACATGCCAAGCACCAGGCCATCGCGCTTGCGGTCTTCAGAGATATAAACGATGCCGTTTGCTAAGCCATCCTGCGGTGAGCGGGTCATGATCTCGCGGCCATTCAGCGTCACTTTGCCTTTGCTGCGCGGCAAGGCGCCATACAGCACTTTCATCAATTCGGTCCGGCCCGCGCCCATCAGGCCGGACACGCCAAGGATTTCCCCTTTGCGCAGCGTAAAGCTGACATCATCGACGCCCGGCCCGCTCAGGTTTTCTACTTTTAAGCGGATCTCACCCGGCTGTTGATCGATGCGCGGATATTGATCTTCCAGCTTGCGGCCGACCATCATCTCGATCAGGCTCTCTTCGCTCAGATCGCTGACCGCACGCTCGGCGATAAACTGCCCATCGCGGAACACGGTGACGTCATCGCAAATCTCGAAGATCTCTTTCATGCGGTGCGAGATATAGACGATGCCGCAGCCCTGCGCTTTCAGTTCATTAATCACGCGGAACAACGACAGCGTTTCGGTATCGGTTAGCGCATCGGTCGGTTCATCCATAATGATGACTTTCGACTCGAAGCTGAGCACTTTGGCGATCTCGACCATCTGCTGATCGCCAATCGACAAATCGCCCACCAGCTTGTGGCTGCTAAAACGCAGATTGAGGCGCTTTAACAGCGCATCCGCCGCGGCGTACATCTTTTTCCATTCGATGCGGCCAAAGCGGTTAACAAATTCACGGCCAAGGAAAATATTCTCGGCAACAGTCAGTTGTGGAATCAGGTTCAGTTCCTGATGGATGATGCCAATGCCCGCTTCCTGAGACGCTTTTGGGCCAGAGAACGCCACATCCTTACCTAGCCACTGCATGGAACCGGCGTCCATGCTGTAAATGCCGGTAAGCACTTTCATCATGGTGGATTTACCGGCACCGTTTTCACCCACCAGCGCCATGACGCGGCCAGGATAGACGGCAAGCGAGGCGCCATTCAGCGCTTTCACGCCAGGAAACGACTTTTCAATCCCTTTGAGTTGCAATAGCGGTTGCATAACGGCCTCAGAAGGTCACGCCAGCGCTCAGGATGACATTCGCATACGGAGAACACTCTCCGCTGCGAATGACCGCCTGACTACGCTGCGTTTGTTGTTTGAATTGTTCATGGCTGGTGTAACGGATGGTAATGACATTCCCCTGGTGCCGTTGCAAGGCTTCGAGCACGGCGAGCAGTGCGCTGTGGAGCTGCGGATTATGCTGCTTAATCTCCTCCGCCATCAGGGCGCTTTCGACCTGCATCTCCTGCGTGATAACGTCGACCACCTGTAAAAATTCGGGCGTACCCGGCGTTAACGCCAGATCGATGCGCTGTGGACCGGCCGGAATCGGCAAGCCTGCATCTGCAATCGTCAGCGTATCGGTGTGCCCCAGGCGGGCAATCACATGAGAGACTTCAGCGTTTAACAAGCGACCTTTTTTCATTTCTTCCACTCCACAGCGAAACGTTTCGCTGATCGGGAGTGTATAAAATGCGCGCGGCAACTCAATGACGGCATCACGGAAATGTGATCGCCATCGAAACGTTTCGCTTGTACCAGAGAGAATTTGAGTTTGGTGGGATTGCGGAGCCGCTTACACGGCCCCGGGGAGGAAATTATGGCAGTTTACGCACCTGTTTCACGTCCAGTTCGATGGAGTTGAAATCTTTATCCAGTTCACCGGTCAGTTCTACCTGATCCTTCGGTGAGATGGTTAAACCGTTCCAGCGCTTATGATCGATTTCGACCTTCATGGTGCCAGTGGCATCACGGAACTGATAATCCTCATCACCAATTTGCTTCTCTAGCGTACCGCGCACGGTAATCCAGCTATCGTCTTTCATCTCTTCGGCCTGTTTCACCGTAACAACACTGGTGTTATCAGCTTTGAAACCACCAGACTTAACCTGCGCCGTTGGTGCATTCGGATCAATAAAGCCACCCTGCTGGGCGGCAAGTACCGGCGTAGCGGCCAGCGCGATAACGGCTAATAGAGCTGCAGACTTTTTCATAAATGACCTCTTTTTCATCAATGTGTCGGATTACGGGAGCTATTTCACCACAAGGTTCTTAACAGGATCTTAAGAAAACGCATTGCGCGTACATTCATGAAAAATAGTCTATTTGCCGCGATTTTCGCTGTACAAGAGTGATTGTGCTTCGTATAACTCCGTTTAACAGAAGGAGACGTAATGCGCATTTTACTGATTGAAGATGACACGCTGATTGGTGACGGATTAAAAGTCGGGCTCACCAAACTCGGCTTCAGCGTGGACTGGTTTGTCTCCGGCGAAAGCGGGTTTCAAGCGTTAACAGCGGCCCCCTGGGATGCGGTGGTGCTGGATCTGTCGCTGCCCGAGCGCGACGGTCTGGATATCCTGCGCCAATGGCGCCAGCAAGGACACGATGTGCCAGTTCTGATCCTTACCGCGCGTGATGCGCTCGATCAGCGTGTGCAGGGATTGCAGCTCGGCGCCGATGATTACCTGTGCAAGCCGTTTGCGCTGACAGAAGTGGCGGCGCGCTTGCAGGCGCTGATCCGTCGTCGTCACGGGCAACTACAGCCCGAACTCAAACACGGCAAGGTGGTGATGGCGCCCGGCAGCCACAGCGTAATGTGCGATGGCGAAGCCGTCAGCCTGAAGAGCCGTGAACTGGCGCTGCTGGAGCTGTTTCTGCGCAACCCTGGCCGCGTGCTGACGCGCAGTCAGCTGGAAGAAAAACTGTATAGCTGGAATGAGGATGTCTCCAGCAATGCGGTGGAAGTGCACATTCATCATCTGCGTAAAAAACTCGGTAGCCAGTTTATTCGCACCGTGCATGGTGTGGGCTATACGCTGGGAGCGGCGGAATGAGTCTGTTTCTGCGCCTCGCCATCGGCTTTGTGCTGCTGATTCTGTTATGCGGCGGACTTGCCGGCCTCAGCGCATGGCATCAAACCCGCGATACGGTGAATGAGCTGTTTGATACCCAGCAGATGCTATTTGCTAAACGCCTGATAGCGCTCGATCCCACCTCGCTGCAGGACGTTACGCTGCCCAAAACCAAAGCGATATTACGCCATCATCGTGGCGATCAGGATGATGATGCCCTGGCGTTTGCCATTTTCAGCGCCGAGGGACAACCGCTCTTAAACGATGGTGAAAACGGTCGCGATCTGCAGTTTGATCATCAGCGCGATGGCTTTGTCGATGGCCGCCTGCGCGGTGATAAGGACAGCTGGCGCTTAGTGTGGCTCACCTCTGCCGATAAACGTTATCGCGTGGTGGTTGGTCAGGAGTGGGAGTATCGCGAGGATATGACGCGCGATCTGGCGCTCAGTAGCTTGTTGCCCTGGCTGATTGCCATGCCCTTTATGCTGCTGTTTTTGCTGGCGCTGGTGTGGTTCGAACTGCGTCCGTTGAAACGTCTGACGGTTTCACTGCATCAACGTGCGCCGGATGACGCCACGCCATTGCCGGAAGCGCGCTTGCCTAAAGAGGTGAAACCGCTGGTGGTGGCGCTCAACGGATTGTTTAGTCGTATGGCACATCTGGTGCAGCGCGAACGTCGCTTCACCTCCGATGCCGCCCATGAACTGCGTAGTCCGCTGGCGGCACTGCGCGTACAGAGCGAAGTGATTCAGCTGGCCGATGATGATGAAGCGATGCGCAAACGCGCCATTCAGCAGTTGGATAGCGGTATTGTGCGCGCCACCCGGCTGGTGGATCAGCTGCTGACACTTTCACGCGTGGAAGCAGACGATCTGCGCAGCGAATTTCAACCGGTCGCGCTGGCGCCGCTGCTGCAAAATCTATTGGCGGAACATTTCCCACAGGCGGAACAGCAGCATACCGATTTAGCATTTACCAGCCATGCTGAACCGGTGATGAACGGTCATCCGCTGCTGTTGGGTTTGAT
The sequence above is drawn from the Pantoea nemavictus genome and encodes:
- the qseC gene encoding quorum sensing histidine kinase QseC, with protein sequence MSLFLRLAIGFVLLILLCGGLAGLSAWHQTRDTVNELFDTQQMLFAKRLIALDPTSLQDVTLPKTKAILRHHRGDQDDDALAFAIFSAEGQPLLNDGENGRDLQFDHQRDGFVDGRLRGDKDSWRLVWLTSADKRYRVVVGQEWEYREDMTRDLALSSLLPWLIAMPFMLLFLLALVWFELRPLKRLTVSLHQRAPDDATPLPEARLPKEVKPLVVALNGLFSRMAHLVQRERRFTSDAAHELRSPLAALRVQSEVIQLADDDEAMRKRAIQQLDSGIVRATRLVDQLLTLSRVEADDLRSEFQPVALAPLLQNLLAEHFPQAEQQHTDLAFTSHAEPVMNGHPLLLGLMVRNLLDNALRYSPAGSTIDVQLNARAITVDDNGPGVSEEQLARLGERFWRPPGQAQTGSGLGLSIVKNIAQLHGIRLQFSQRASGGLRVTLSW